One genomic segment of Macaca fascicularis isolate 582-1 chromosome 19, T2T-MFA8v1.1 includes these proteins:
- the PLPPR2 gene encoding phospholipid phosphatase-related protein type 2 isoform X6 — MQPGGSHRALSQAHPWDSHSLPTSAGLAFTMAGGRPHLKRSFSIIPCFVFVEGFFCYDSTYAKPYPGPEAASRVPPALIYALVTAGPTLTILLGELARAFFPAPPSAVPVIGESTIVSGACCRFSPPLRRLVRFLGVYSFGLFTTTIFANAGQVVTGNPTPHFLSVCRPNYTALGCLPPSPDRPGPDRFVTDQGACAGSPSLVAAARRAFPCKDAALCAYAVTYTAMYVTLVFRVKGSRLVKPSLCLALLCPAFLVGVVRVAEYRNHWSDVLAGFLTGAAIATFLVTCVVHNFQSRPPSGRRLSPWEDLGQAPTVDSPLEKNPRSAGRIRHRHGSPHPSRRTVPAVAT; from the exons ATGCAGCCTGGGGGAAGCCATAGGGCGCTTTCACAG GCACACCCCTGGGactcccactccctccccacctctgcaGGCCTGGCCTTCACCATGGCGGGAGGGAGACCGCATCTGAAGAGGAGTTTCTCCATCATCCCCTGCTTTGTCTTCGTGGAG GGATTCTTCTGCTATGACAGTACCTACGCCAAGCCCTACCCAGGGCCTGAGGCTGCCAGCCGAGTGCCTCCTGCTCTCATCTACGCACTGGTCACTGCCGGGCCCACCCTCACG ATCCTGCTGGGGGAGCTGGCGCGTGCCTTTTTCCCCGCACCACCTTCAGCCGTCCCGGTCATCGGGGAGAGCACCATCGTGTCCGGAGCCTGCTGTCGCTTCAGCCCCCCACTGCGGAGGCTGGTCCGCTTCCTGG GGGTCTACTCCTTCGGCCTCTTCACCACAACCATCTTCGCCAACGCGGGGCAGGTGGTGACCGGCAATCCCACGCCACACTTCCTGTCCGTGTGCCGCCCCAACTACACGGCCCtgggctgcctgccaccttctcCGGATCGGCCAGGTCCCGACCGCTTTGTCACTGACCAGGGTGCCTGCGCTGGCAGCCCCAGCCTCGTGGCCGCCGCGCGCCGCGCCTTCCCCTGCAAGGACGCGGCCCTCTGCGCCTACGCAGTCACCTACACGGCG ATGTACGTGACTCTCGTGTTCCGCGTGAAGGGCTCCCGCCTGGTCAAACCCTCGCTCTGCCTGGCCCTGCTGTGTCCGGCCTTCCTGGTGGGCGTGGTCCGCGTGGCTGAGTACCGAAACCACTGGTCCGACGTGCTGGCTGGCTTCCTGACAGGGGCGGCCATCGCCACCTTTTTG GTCACCTGCGTTGTGCACAACTTTCAGAGCCGGCCACCCTCTGGCCGAAGGCTCTCTCCCTGGGAGGACCTGGGCCAAGCCCCCACCGTGGACAGCCCCCTCGAAAA GAACCCGAGGTCTGCAGGCCGCATTCGACACCGGCACGGCTCACCCCATCCA AGTCGCAGAACTGTGCCCGCCGTGGCCACCTGA
- the PLPPR2 gene encoding phospholipid phosphatase-related protein type 2 isoform X2 translates to MQPGGSHRALSQAHPWDSHSLPTSAGLAFTMAGGRPHLKRSFSIIPCFVFVEGFFCYDSTYAKPYPGPEAASRVPPALIYALVTAGPTLTILLGELARAFFPAPPSAVPVIGESTIVSGACCRFSPPLRRLVRFLGVYSFGLFTTTIFANAGQVVTGNPTPHFLSVCRPNYTALGCLPPSPDRPGPDRFVTDQGACAGSPSLVAAARRAFPCKDAALCAYAVTYTAMYVTLVFRVKGSRLVKPSLCLALLCPAFLVGVVRVAEYRNHWSDVLAGFLTGAAIATFLVTCVVHNFQSRPPSGRRLSPWEDLGQAPTVDSPLEKLSVAQEPEVCRPHSTPARLTPSKSQNCARRGHLIPSCVSSRAPAMCSSPRVPRPRLRSEPTPLPLPLPLPAPTPSQGPSPSSPGPGGPGGGGGRGRKLLLPTPLLRDLYTLSGLYPSPFHRDNFSPYLFASRDHLL, encoded by the exons ATGCAGCCTGGGGGAAGCCATAGGGCGCTTTCACAG GCACACCCCTGGGactcccactccctccccacctctgcaGGCCTGGCCTTCACCATGGCGGGAGGGAGACCGCATCTGAAGAGGAGTTTCTCCATCATCCCCTGCTTTGTCTTCGTGGAG GGATTCTTCTGCTATGACAGTACCTACGCCAAGCCCTACCCAGGGCCTGAGGCTGCCAGCCGAGTGCCTCCTGCTCTCATCTACGCACTGGTCACTGCCGGGCCCACCCTCACG ATCCTGCTGGGGGAGCTGGCGCGTGCCTTTTTCCCCGCACCACCTTCAGCCGTCCCGGTCATCGGGGAGAGCACCATCGTGTCCGGAGCCTGCTGTCGCTTCAGCCCCCCACTGCGGAGGCTGGTCCGCTTCCTGG GGGTCTACTCCTTCGGCCTCTTCACCACAACCATCTTCGCCAACGCGGGGCAGGTGGTGACCGGCAATCCCACGCCACACTTCCTGTCCGTGTGCCGCCCCAACTACACGGCCCtgggctgcctgccaccttctcCGGATCGGCCAGGTCCCGACCGCTTTGTCACTGACCAGGGTGCCTGCGCTGGCAGCCCCAGCCTCGTGGCCGCCGCGCGCCGCGCCTTCCCCTGCAAGGACGCGGCCCTCTGCGCCTACGCAGTCACCTACACGGCG ATGTACGTGACTCTCGTGTTCCGCGTGAAGGGCTCCCGCCTGGTCAAACCCTCGCTCTGCCTGGCCCTGCTGTGTCCGGCCTTCCTGGTGGGCGTGGTCCGCGTGGCTGAGTACCGAAACCACTGGTCCGACGTGCTGGCTGGCTTCCTGACAGGGGCGGCCATCGCCACCTTTTTG GTCACCTGCGTTGTGCACAACTTTCAGAGCCGGCCACCCTCTGGCCGAAGGCTCTCTCCCTGGGAGGACCTGGGCCAAGCCCCCACCGTGGACAGCCCCCTCGAAAAGTTAAGTGTGGCCCAG GAACCCGAGGTCTGCAGGCCGCATTCGACACCGGCACGGCTCACCCCATCCA AGTCGCAGAACTGTGCCCGCCGTGGCCACCTGATCCCCAGCTGCGTGTCCTCCAGGGCCCCAGCCATGTGTTCGTCGCCCCGTGTGCCCCGCCCTCGATTGAGGTCTGAGCCGACGCCCTTGCCCCTGCCCCTACCCCTGCCAGCGCCCACCCCCAGCCAGGGCCCCTCGCCTTCCTCCCCCGGACCTGGGGGGCCAGGCGGGGGTGGTGGACGTGGCCGGAAGCTGCTGCTGCCCACGCCCCTGCTGCGGGACCTGTACACCCTGAGTGGActctatccctcccccttccaccGGGACAACTTTAGCCCTTACCTGTTTGCCAGCCGTGACCACCTGCTGTGA
- the PLPPR2 gene encoding phospholipid phosphatase-related protein type 2 isoform X5 yields the protein MQPGGSHRALSQAHPWDSHSLPTSAGLAFTMAGGRPHLKRSFSIIPCFVFVESVLLGIVILLAYRLEFTDTFPVHTQGFFCYDSTYAKPYPGPEAASRVPPALIYALVTAGPTLTILLGELARAFFPAPPSAVPVIGESTIVSGACCRFSPPLRRLVRFLGVYSFGLFTTTIFANAGQVVTGNPTPHFLSVCRPNYTALGCLPPSPDRPGPDRFVTDQGACAGSPSLVAAARRAFPCKDAALCAYAVTYTAMYVTLVFRVKGSRLVKPSLCLALLCPAFLVGVVRVAEYRNHWSDVLAGFLTGAAIATFLVTCVVHNFQSRPPSGRRLSPWEDLGQAPTVDSPLEKNPRSAGRIRHRHGSPHPSRRTVPAVAT from the exons ATGCAGCCTGGGGGAAGCCATAGGGCGCTTTCACAG GCACACCCCTGGGactcccactccctccccacctctgcaGGCCTGGCCTTCACCATGGCGGGAGGGAGACCGCATCTGAAGAGGAGTTTCTCCATCATCCCCTGCTTTGTCTTCGTGGAG TCGGTGCTGCTGGGCATCGTGATCCTGCTTGCTTACCGCCTGGAGTTCACGGACACCTTCCCTGTGCACACCCAGGGATTCTTCTGCTATGACAGTACCTACGCCAAGCCCTACCCAGGGCCTGAGGCTGCCAGCCGAGTGCCTCCTGCTCTCATCTACGCACTGGTCACTGCCGGGCCCACCCTCACG ATCCTGCTGGGGGAGCTGGCGCGTGCCTTTTTCCCCGCACCACCTTCAGCCGTCCCGGTCATCGGGGAGAGCACCATCGTGTCCGGAGCCTGCTGTCGCTTCAGCCCCCCACTGCGGAGGCTGGTCCGCTTCCTGG GGGTCTACTCCTTCGGCCTCTTCACCACAACCATCTTCGCCAACGCGGGGCAGGTGGTGACCGGCAATCCCACGCCACACTTCCTGTCCGTGTGCCGCCCCAACTACACGGCCCtgggctgcctgccaccttctcCGGATCGGCCAGGTCCCGACCGCTTTGTCACTGACCAGGGTGCCTGCGCTGGCAGCCCCAGCCTCGTGGCCGCCGCGCGCCGCGCCTTCCCCTGCAAGGACGCGGCCCTCTGCGCCTACGCAGTCACCTACACGGCG ATGTACGTGACTCTCGTGTTCCGCGTGAAGGGCTCCCGCCTGGTCAAACCCTCGCTCTGCCTGGCCCTGCTGTGTCCGGCCTTCCTGGTGGGCGTGGTCCGCGTGGCTGAGTACCGAAACCACTGGTCCGACGTGCTGGCTGGCTTCCTGACAGGGGCGGCCATCGCCACCTTTTTG GTCACCTGCGTTGTGCACAACTTTCAGAGCCGGCCACCCTCTGGCCGAAGGCTCTCTCCCTGGGAGGACCTGGGCCAAGCCCCCACCGTGGACAGCCCCCTCGAAAA GAACCCGAGGTCTGCAGGCCGCATTCGACACCGGCACGGCTCACCCCATCCA AGTCGCAGAACTGTGCCCGCCGTGGCCACCTGA
- the PLPPR2 gene encoding phospholipid phosphatase-related protein type 2 isoform X1 has product MQPGGSHRALSQAHPWDSHSLPTSAGLAFTMAGGRPHLKRSFSIIPCFVFVESVLLGIVILLAYRLEFTDTFPVHTQGFFCYDSTYAKPYPGPEAASRVPPALIYALVTAGPTLTILLGELARAFFPAPPSAVPVIGESTIVSGACCRFSPPLRRLVRFLGVYSFGLFTTTIFANAGQVVTGNPTPHFLSVCRPNYTALGCLPPSPDRPGPDRFVTDQGACAGSPSLVAAARRAFPCKDAALCAYAVTYTAMYVTLVFRVKGSRLVKPSLCLALLCPAFLVGVVRVAEYRNHWSDVLAGFLTGAAIATFLVTCVVHNFQSRPPSGRRLSPWEDLGQAPTVDSPLEKLSVAQEPEVCRPHSTPARLTPSKSQNCARRGHLIPSCVSSRAPAMCSSPRVPRPRLRSEPTPLPLPLPLPAPTPSQGPSPSSPGPGGPGGGGGRGRKLLLPTPLLRDLYTLSGLYPSPFHRDNFSPYLFASRDHLL; this is encoded by the exons ATGCAGCCTGGGGGAAGCCATAGGGCGCTTTCACAG GCACACCCCTGGGactcccactccctccccacctctgcaGGCCTGGCCTTCACCATGGCGGGAGGGAGACCGCATCTGAAGAGGAGTTTCTCCATCATCCCCTGCTTTGTCTTCGTGGAG TCGGTGCTGCTGGGCATCGTGATCCTGCTTGCTTACCGCCTGGAGTTCACGGACACCTTCCCTGTGCACACCCAGGGATTCTTCTGCTATGACAGTACCTACGCCAAGCCCTACCCAGGGCCTGAGGCTGCCAGCCGAGTGCCTCCTGCTCTCATCTACGCACTGGTCACTGCCGGGCCCACCCTCACG ATCCTGCTGGGGGAGCTGGCGCGTGCCTTTTTCCCCGCACCACCTTCAGCCGTCCCGGTCATCGGGGAGAGCACCATCGTGTCCGGAGCCTGCTGTCGCTTCAGCCCCCCACTGCGGAGGCTGGTCCGCTTCCTGG GGGTCTACTCCTTCGGCCTCTTCACCACAACCATCTTCGCCAACGCGGGGCAGGTGGTGACCGGCAATCCCACGCCACACTTCCTGTCCGTGTGCCGCCCCAACTACACGGCCCtgggctgcctgccaccttctcCGGATCGGCCAGGTCCCGACCGCTTTGTCACTGACCAGGGTGCCTGCGCTGGCAGCCCCAGCCTCGTGGCCGCCGCGCGCCGCGCCTTCCCCTGCAAGGACGCGGCCCTCTGCGCCTACGCAGTCACCTACACGGCG ATGTACGTGACTCTCGTGTTCCGCGTGAAGGGCTCCCGCCTGGTCAAACCCTCGCTCTGCCTGGCCCTGCTGTGTCCGGCCTTCCTGGTGGGCGTGGTCCGCGTGGCTGAGTACCGAAACCACTGGTCCGACGTGCTGGCTGGCTTCCTGACAGGGGCGGCCATCGCCACCTTTTTG GTCACCTGCGTTGTGCACAACTTTCAGAGCCGGCCACCCTCTGGCCGAAGGCTCTCTCCCTGGGAGGACCTGGGCCAAGCCCCCACCGTGGACAGCCCCCTCGAAAAGTTAAGTGTGGCCCAG GAACCCGAGGTCTGCAGGCCGCATTCGACACCGGCACGGCTCACCCCATCCA AGTCGCAGAACTGTGCCCGCCGTGGCCACCTGATCCCCAGCTGCGTGTCCTCCAGGGCCCCAGCCATGTGTTCGTCGCCCCGTGTGCCCCGCCCTCGATTGAGGTCTGAGCCGACGCCCTTGCCCCTGCCCCTACCCCTGCCAGCGCCCACCCCCAGCCAGGGCCCCTCGCCTTCCTCCCCCGGACCTGGGGGGCCAGGCGGGGGTGGTGGACGTGGCCGGAAGCTGCTGCTGCCCACGCCCCTGCTGCGGGACCTGTACACCCTGAGTGGActctatccctcccccttccaccGGGACAACTTTAGCCCTTACCTGTTTGCCAGCCGTGACCACCTGCTGTGA
- the PLPPR2 gene encoding phospholipid phosphatase-related protein type 2 isoform X4 — translation MAGGRPHLKRSFSIIPCFVFVEGFFCYDSTYAKPYPGPEAASRVPPALIYALVTAGPTLTILLGELARAFFPAPPSAVPVIGESTIVSGACCRFSPPLRRLVRFLGVYSFGLFTTTIFANAGQVVTGNPTPHFLSVCRPNYTALGCLPPSPDRPGPDRFVTDQGACAGSPSLVAAARRAFPCKDAALCAYAVTYTAMYVTLVFRVKGSRLVKPSLCLALLCPAFLVGVVRVAEYRNHWSDVLAGFLTGAAIATFLVTCVVHNFQSRPPSGRRLSPWEDLGQAPTVDSPLEKLSVAQEPEVCRPHSTPARLTPSKSQNCARRGHLIPSCVSSRAPAMCSSPRVPRPRLRSEPTPLPLPLPLPAPTPSQGPSPSSPGPGGPGGGGGRGRKLLLPTPLLRDLYTLSGLYPSPFHRDNFSPYLFASRDHLL, via the exons ATGGCGGGAGGGAGACCGCATCTGAAGAGGAGTTTCTCCATCATCCCCTGCTTTGTCTTCGTGGAG GGATTCTTCTGCTATGACAGTACCTACGCCAAGCCCTACCCAGGGCCTGAGGCTGCCAGCCGAGTGCCTCCTGCTCTCATCTACGCACTGGTCACTGCCGGGCCCACCCTCACG ATCCTGCTGGGGGAGCTGGCGCGTGCCTTTTTCCCCGCACCACCTTCAGCCGTCCCGGTCATCGGGGAGAGCACCATCGTGTCCGGAGCCTGCTGTCGCTTCAGCCCCCCACTGCGGAGGCTGGTCCGCTTCCTGG GGGTCTACTCCTTCGGCCTCTTCACCACAACCATCTTCGCCAACGCGGGGCAGGTGGTGACCGGCAATCCCACGCCACACTTCCTGTCCGTGTGCCGCCCCAACTACACGGCCCtgggctgcctgccaccttctcCGGATCGGCCAGGTCCCGACCGCTTTGTCACTGACCAGGGTGCCTGCGCTGGCAGCCCCAGCCTCGTGGCCGCCGCGCGCCGCGCCTTCCCCTGCAAGGACGCGGCCCTCTGCGCCTACGCAGTCACCTACACGGCG ATGTACGTGACTCTCGTGTTCCGCGTGAAGGGCTCCCGCCTGGTCAAACCCTCGCTCTGCCTGGCCCTGCTGTGTCCGGCCTTCCTGGTGGGCGTGGTCCGCGTGGCTGAGTACCGAAACCACTGGTCCGACGTGCTGGCTGGCTTCCTGACAGGGGCGGCCATCGCCACCTTTTTG GTCACCTGCGTTGTGCACAACTTTCAGAGCCGGCCACCCTCTGGCCGAAGGCTCTCTCCCTGGGAGGACCTGGGCCAAGCCCCCACCGTGGACAGCCCCCTCGAAAAGTTAAGTGTGGCCCAG GAACCCGAGGTCTGCAGGCCGCATTCGACACCGGCACGGCTCACCCCATCCA AGTCGCAGAACTGTGCCCGCCGTGGCCACCTGATCCCCAGCTGCGTGTCCTCCAGGGCCCCAGCCATGTGTTCGTCGCCCCGTGTGCCCCGCCCTCGATTGAGGTCTGAGCCGACGCCCTTGCCCCTGCCCCTACCCCTGCCAGCGCCCACCCCCAGCCAGGGCCCCTCGCCTTCCTCCCCCGGACCTGGGGGGCCAGGCGGGGGTGGTGGACGTGGCCGGAAGCTGCTGCTGCCCACGCCCCTGCTGCGGGACCTGTACACCCTGAGTGGActctatccctcccccttccaccGGGACAACTTTAGCCCTTACCTGTTTGCCAGCCGTGACCACCTGCTGTGA
- the PLPPR2 gene encoding phospholipid phosphatase-related protein type 2 isoform X8: MAGGRPHLKRSFSIIPCFVFVEGFFCYDSTYAKPYPGPEAASRVPPALIYALVTAGPTLTILLGELARAFFPAPPSAVPVIGESTIVSGACCRFSPPLRRLVRFLGVYSFGLFTTTIFANAGQVVTGNPTPHFLSVCRPNYTALGCLPPSPDRPGPDRFVTDQGACAGSPSLVAAARRAFPCKDAALCAYAVTYTAMYVTLVFRVKGSRLVKPSLCLALLCPAFLVGVVRVAEYRNHWSDVLAGFLTGAAIATFLVTCVVHNFQSRPPSGRRLSPWEDLGQAPTVDSPLEKNPRSAGRIRHRHGSPHPSRRTVPAVAT; the protein is encoded by the exons ATGGCGGGAGGGAGACCGCATCTGAAGAGGAGTTTCTCCATCATCCCCTGCTTTGTCTTCGTGGAG GGATTCTTCTGCTATGACAGTACCTACGCCAAGCCCTACCCAGGGCCTGAGGCTGCCAGCCGAGTGCCTCCTGCTCTCATCTACGCACTGGTCACTGCCGGGCCCACCCTCACG ATCCTGCTGGGGGAGCTGGCGCGTGCCTTTTTCCCCGCACCACCTTCAGCCGTCCCGGTCATCGGGGAGAGCACCATCGTGTCCGGAGCCTGCTGTCGCTTCAGCCCCCCACTGCGGAGGCTGGTCCGCTTCCTGG GGGTCTACTCCTTCGGCCTCTTCACCACAACCATCTTCGCCAACGCGGGGCAGGTGGTGACCGGCAATCCCACGCCACACTTCCTGTCCGTGTGCCGCCCCAACTACACGGCCCtgggctgcctgccaccttctcCGGATCGGCCAGGTCCCGACCGCTTTGTCACTGACCAGGGTGCCTGCGCTGGCAGCCCCAGCCTCGTGGCCGCCGCGCGCCGCGCCTTCCCCTGCAAGGACGCGGCCCTCTGCGCCTACGCAGTCACCTACACGGCG ATGTACGTGACTCTCGTGTTCCGCGTGAAGGGCTCCCGCCTGGTCAAACCCTCGCTCTGCCTGGCCCTGCTGTGTCCGGCCTTCCTGGTGGGCGTGGTCCGCGTGGCTGAGTACCGAAACCACTGGTCCGACGTGCTGGCTGGCTTCCTGACAGGGGCGGCCATCGCCACCTTTTTG GTCACCTGCGTTGTGCACAACTTTCAGAGCCGGCCACCCTCTGGCCGAAGGCTCTCTCCCTGGGAGGACCTGGGCCAAGCCCCCACCGTGGACAGCCCCCTCGAAAA GAACCCGAGGTCTGCAGGCCGCATTCGACACCGGCACGGCTCACCCCATCCA AGTCGCAGAACTGTGCCCGCCGTGGCCACCTGA
- the PLPPR2 gene encoding phospholipid phosphatase-related protein type 2 isoform X7, with protein sequence MAGGRPHLKRSFSIIPCFVFVESVLLGIVILLAYRLEFTDTFPVHTQGFFCYDSTYAKPYPGPEAASRVPPALIYALVTAGPTLTILLGELARAFFPAPPSAVPVIGESTIVSGACCRFSPPLRRLVRFLGVYSFGLFTTTIFANAGQVVTGNPTPHFLSVCRPNYTALGCLPPSPDRPGPDRFVTDQGACAGSPSLVAAARRAFPCKDAALCAYAVTYTAMYVTLVFRVKGSRLVKPSLCLALLCPAFLVGVVRVAEYRNHWSDVLAGFLTGAAIATFLVTCVVHNFQSRPPSGRRLSPWEDLGQAPTVDSPLEKNPRSAGRIRHRHGSPHPSRRTVPAVAT encoded by the exons ATGGCGGGAGGGAGACCGCATCTGAAGAGGAGTTTCTCCATCATCCCCTGCTTTGTCTTCGTGGAG TCGGTGCTGCTGGGCATCGTGATCCTGCTTGCTTACCGCCTGGAGTTCACGGACACCTTCCCTGTGCACACCCAGGGATTCTTCTGCTATGACAGTACCTACGCCAAGCCCTACCCAGGGCCTGAGGCTGCCAGCCGAGTGCCTCCTGCTCTCATCTACGCACTGGTCACTGCCGGGCCCACCCTCACG ATCCTGCTGGGGGAGCTGGCGCGTGCCTTTTTCCCCGCACCACCTTCAGCCGTCCCGGTCATCGGGGAGAGCACCATCGTGTCCGGAGCCTGCTGTCGCTTCAGCCCCCCACTGCGGAGGCTGGTCCGCTTCCTGG GGGTCTACTCCTTCGGCCTCTTCACCACAACCATCTTCGCCAACGCGGGGCAGGTGGTGACCGGCAATCCCACGCCACACTTCCTGTCCGTGTGCCGCCCCAACTACACGGCCCtgggctgcctgccaccttctcCGGATCGGCCAGGTCCCGACCGCTTTGTCACTGACCAGGGTGCCTGCGCTGGCAGCCCCAGCCTCGTGGCCGCCGCGCGCCGCGCCTTCCCCTGCAAGGACGCGGCCCTCTGCGCCTACGCAGTCACCTACACGGCG ATGTACGTGACTCTCGTGTTCCGCGTGAAGGGCTCCCGCCTGGTCAAACCCTCGCTCTGCCTGGCCCTGCTGTGTCCGGCCTTCCTGGTGGGCGTGGTCCGCGTGGCTGAGTACCGAAACCACTGGTCCGACGTGCTGGCTGGCTTCCTGACAGGGGCGGCCATCGCCACCTTTTTG GTCACCTGCGTTGTGCACAACTTTCAGAGCCGGCCACCCTCTGGCCGAAGGCTCTCTCCCTGGGAGGACCTGGGCCAAGCCCCCACCGTGGACAGCCCCCTCGAAAA GAACCCGAGGTCTGCAGGCCGCATTCGACACCGGCACGGCTCACCCCATCCA AGTCGCAGAACTGTGCCCGCCGTGGCCACCTGA
- the PLPPR2 gene encoding phospholipid phosphatase-related protein type 2 isoform X3 has product MAGGRPHLKRSFSIIPCFVFVESVLLGIVILLAYRLEFTDTFPVHTQGFFCYDSTYAKPYPGPEAASRVPPALIYALVTAGPTLTILLGELARAFFPAPPSAVPVIGESTIVSGACCRFSPPLRRLVRFLGVYSFGLFTTTIFANAGQVVTGNPTPHFLSVCRPNYTALGCLPPSPDRPGPDRFVTDQGACAGSPSLVAAARRAFPCKDAALCAYAVTYTAMYVTLVFRVKGSRLVKPSLCLALLCPAFLVGVVRVAEYRNHWSDVLAGFLTGAAIATFLVTCVVHNFQSRPPSGRRLSPWEDLGQAPTVDSPLEKLSVAQEPEVCRPHSTPARLTPSKSQNCARRGHLIPSCVSSRAPAMCSSPRVPRPRLRSEPTPLPLPLPLPAPTPSQGPSPSSPGPGGPGGGGGRGRKLLLPTPLLRDLYTLSGLYPSPFHRDNFSPYLFASRDHLL; this is encoded by the exons ATGGCGGGAGGGAGACCGCATCTGAAGAGGAGTTTCTCCATCATCCCCTGCTTTGTCTTCGTGGAG TCGGTGCTGCTGGGCATCGTGATCCTGCTTGCTTACCGCCTGGAGTTCACGGACACCTTCCCTGTGCACACCCAGGGATTCTTCTGCTATGACAGTACCTACGCCAAGCCCTACCCAGGGCCTGAGGCTGCCAGCCGAGTGCCTCCTGCTCTCATCTACGCACTGGTCACTGCCGGGCCCACCCTCACG ATCCTGCTGGGGGAGCTGGCGCGTGCCTTTTTCCCCGCACCACCTTCAGCCGTCCCGGTCATCGGGGAGAGCACCATCGTGTCCGGAGCCTGCTGTCGCTTCAGCCCCCCACTGCGGAGGCTGGTCCGCTTCCTGG GGGTCTACTCCTTCGGCCTCTTCACCACAACCATCTTCGCCAACGCGGGGCAGGTGGTGACCGGCAATCCCACGCCACACTTCCTGTCCGTGTGCCGCCCCAACTACACGGCCCtgggctgcctgccaccttctcCGGATCGGCCAGGTCCCGACCGCTTTGTCACTGACCAGGGTGCCTGCGCTGGCAGCCCCAGCCTCGTGGCCGCCGCGCGCCGCGCCTTCCCCTGCAAGGACGCGGCCCTCTGCGCCTACGCAGTCACCTACACGGCG ATGTACGTGACTCTCGTGTTCCGCGTGAAGGGCTCCCGCCTGGTCAAACCCTCGCTCTGCCTGGCCCTGCTGTGTCCGGCCTTCCTGGTGGGCGTGGTCCGCGTGGCTGAGTACCGAAACCACTGGTCCGACGTGCTGGCTGGCTTCCTGACAGGGGCGGCCATCGCCACCTTTTTG GTCACCTGCGTTGTGCACAACTTTCAGAGCCGGCCACCCTCTGGCCGAAGGCTCTCTCCCTGGGAGGACCTGGGCCAAGCCCCCACCGTGGACAGCCCCCTCGAAAAGTTAAGTGTGGCCCAG GAACCCGAGGTCTGCAGGCCGCATTCGACACCGGCACGGCTCACCCCATCCA AGTCGCAGAACTGTGCCCGCCGTGGCCACCTGATCCCCAGCTGCGTGTCCTCCAGGGCCCCAGCCATGTGTTCGTCGCCCCGTGTGCCCCGCCCTCGATTGAGGTCTGAGCCGACGCCCTTGCCCCTGCCCCTACCCCTGCCAGCGCCCACCCCCAGCCAGGGCCCCTCGCCTTCCTCCCCCGGACCTGGGGGGCCAGGCGGGGGTGGTGGACGTGGCCGGAAGCTGCTGCTGCCCACGCCCCTGCTGCGGGACCTGTACACCCTGAGTGGActctatccctcccccttccaccGGGACAACTTTAGCCCTTACCTGTTTGCCAGCCGTGACCACCTGCTGTGA
- the SWSAP1 gene encoding ATPase SWSAP1 — protein sequence MAETLRRVLTRDGAAWSGEENTAAAGPPLLLLGAPGSGKTALLFAAALEAAGEGQGPVLFLTRRPLQSLPRGTGTTLDPMRLQKIRFQYPPSTRELFRLLCSAHEAPGPAPSLLLLDGLEEYLAEDPEPQEAAYLIALLLDTAAHFSHRLGPGRDCGLMVALQTQEEADSGDVLHLALLQRYFPAQCWLQPDAPGPGEHGLRACLDPGGLGPRTEWWVTFRSDGEMMIAPWPTQAGDPSSGKGSSSGGQP from the exons ATGGCGGAGACGCTGAGGCGGGTGCTGACCAGGGACGGTGCGGCCTGGTCCGGGGAGGAGAACACGGCTGCCGCCGGACCGCCTTTGCTGCTTCTCGGCGCACCAGGGTCTGGAAAAACAGCGTTGCTATTTGCTGCGGCCCTAGAGGCGGCGGGGGAGGGCCAAGGCCCAGTCCTCTTCCTGACACGGAGGCCTCTACAAAGCCTGCCCCGCGGGACCGGAACGACTCTAGACCCAATGCGACTCCAG AAGATCCGCTTCCAGTACCCACCCTCAACCCGAGAGCTTTTCCGGCTCCTGTGCTCTGCCCATGAAGCCCCGGGGCCAGCCCCCTCCCTTCTGCTGCTCGATGGCCTAGAAGAGTACCTAGCGGAAGACCCAGAGCCCCAGGAAGCCGCCTACCTCATTGCCTTACTTCTAGACACAGCTGCCCACTTCAGCCACCGGCTTGGGCCTGGCCGGGACTGTGGGCTCATGGTGGCCCTCCAGACCCAGGAGGAGGCAGATAGTGGGGACGTCCTGCACCTGGCACTGCTCCAGCGGTATTTTCCTGCCCAGTGCTGGCTGCAGCCAGATGCACCAGGTCCAGGAGAACACGGCCTCCGAGCCTGCCTGGATCCAGGCGGGCTGGGCCCCAGAACGGAGTGGTGGGTGACTTTCCGATCAGATGGAGAAATGATGATTGCTCCATGGCCCACCCAGGCTGGTGACCCCAGCTCAGGCAAGGGTTCAAGCTCTGGAGGCCAGCCCTGA